In the Ruminococcus sp. OA3 genome, one interval contains:
- a CDS encoding ABC transporter ATP-binding protein, translating into MQEQEYAIEVKDLRISYRCLKSFSVKKSFFKLKKSKAEVFEAVRGVSFKVPKGDIMGIVGKNGSGKSTMLRALAGIFSADSGSIDLHGYSISLLAIGVGFQKALSGRENIYLSGMLLGFSEEQVKAKVNEIIEFAGLGKFIDMPVKTYSSGMYSKLAFSITAILETDIMLIDEVLSVGDAKFKKKSYQKMKELIMDKDRTVIIVSHSSDTIRELCTSVLWLHEGEIKMLGDPQEVMDKYEEFMQ; encoded by the coding sequence TTGAGGTGAAGGATCTGCGGATCAGCTATCGCTGTCTGAAGTCCTTTTCTGTAAAGAAAAGTTTTTTTAAGCTGAAAAAAAGTAAGGCAGAAGTATTCGAGGCAGTGCGGGGAGTTTCTTTTAAGGTCCCTAAAGGCGATATTATGGGTATTGTCGGAAAGAATGGAAGCGGTAAATCTACGATGCTGCGGGCGCTGGCCGGAATTTTTTCAGCCGATTCCGGCAGTATCGATCTTCATGGATATTCAATCTCGCTCCTGGCGATCGGAGTCGGATTCCAGAAGGCGTTGAGCGGCAGGGAGAATATCTATCTGTCCGGAATGCTGCTGGGATTTTCAGAAGAACAGGTAAAGGCAAAAGTGAATGAGATCATTGAGTTTGCCGGTCTTGGGAAGTTTATTGATATGCCGGTGAAGACATATTCAAGCGGTATGTACTCTAAGCTGGCTTTTTCCATTACGGCGATACTGGAGACCGATATCATGCTGATCGATGAGGTCTTAAGTGTAGGAGATGCAAAGTTTAAAAAGAAGAGCTATCAGAAGATGAAAGAGCTGATCATGGATAAGGACAGAACTGTCATCATAGTCTCGCACAGCTCAGATACCATACGCGAATTATGTACGAGCGTGTTGTGGCTGCACGAAGGAGAGATCAAGATGCTGGGAGATCCGCAGGAAGTCATGGATAAATACGAGGAATTCATGCAATAG
- the tagD gene encoding glycerol-3-phosphate cytidylyltransferase has translation MKRVITYGTFDLLHYGHINILRRAKQLGDYLIVALSTDEFNWNMKQKKCYFTYEERKQLLEAIRYVDLVIPEENWEQKVSDVKEYHIDTFVIGDDWEGKFDFLKEYCDVVYLPRTPEISTTQIKYDLNKE, from the coding sequence ATGAAGAGAGTGATTACGTACGGTACATTTGACCTGCTGCATTACGGGCATATCAATATTCTCAGACGGGCAAAACAGCTGGGCGATTATCTGATCGTTGCTCTGTCGACGGATGAATTTAACTGGAATATGAAGCAGAAAAAGTGTTACTTTACTTACGAAGAGAGAAAACAGCTGCTTGAGGCGATCCGTTATGTTGATCTTGTGATACCGGAGGAAAACTGGGAGCAGAAGGTATCTGATGTGAAAGAATATCATATTGATACCTTTGTGATAGGAGATGACTGGGAAGGAAAATTTGATTTTCTGAAAGAATACTGCGATGTTGTGTATCTGCCGCGGACGCCTGAGATCTCGACGACACAGATCAAATATGATCTGAATAAAGAGTAA